The DNA segment CGATATGGAGACGTTGCGAGCCTGCGTCGCCTACGAGAACGCGAATCAGCAACGAATCCCGATTCTTCGCCGGCTCGAACACCGGGCCAACAAGATTCGCGCTGAGGAGGAGTGAGACGACGGTCGTGGGCAGTTTTTCGGAGCCTCCAGTGGGTGGAGGCTCGATTCACATGAACCATCGACCAGAAATCGAAATTCAACAGCAGACCGCGTTCGGAGACGATGGCCAGCTCGAAGTGACTGAGACGAGCGTCGAAACCTCGCTCGAGGACTTCGGTGCGGACGTGGATCACCGCGAACGCGACTCGCGGCTTGATCGGCCAGAAGCGAGTGAGTTCGGCGTCGACGACCGTCCAGAGGTAGAACGATCATCCGAGGGTGATCAGTCGAACCTCTTCGCCGATACTGCCGAGGATCAGCAGACCCTTGCCGGCGATGACGCGGCCGATCGCTGTCTCTTCGTGGAGTAACCAACAGCCAGTTCGTTCGACTGTCCATGTTGGTTAATCGTTGGTGAGAAGTGCGCTATCAACTCGCGAGACCAGTCAATACCCGAATCAAGCGACTGCGAGCCTCCCGAACGCGGGGGCATCAGTACCCATGCCACGAATCACAAATTGGACGAGAGAGAGCCGTACCCCGAAGCTAGCGTATCGAAATACAGAGACCAACGCGCACGCGGTGCTTCACCGAGCGCCGGACTCGTACATCCACAAGTGGCGTGCCGCGATTCTCGTCGACAACTACCCGGTGTGGTCGCGCGGATTCGCGACGAAGGAAGCGAAATCGTTTCGCGACGAACTCCGAAAGCGCCCCAGGCCTGAACTACCCTGTCCAGAGTGTCCGAACGACGACGTCGTCGTCGGCCAGAAGAGTGCCGACGGCGCGAAGGTAGAACGGTGGTTCGAGTGTCGAGACTGCGGCTACGAAAGCCGCTCAGCAATTATCTACGACGCCGAGCGCTGATTCTCAACTGTTAGAGGAAACGACGGAGCATTCAATGGAATCAAATTGATCGGTGGGTTCAAGTCGCTGCGTAAGGAATTCTTACGTAGAACTGCCAATGAGTACTGACGACCCTGAAGTCACGACGGTTACCTCGAAGGGACAGATCACGATCCCGAGTCGGCTTCGCGAACAGTTCGGCCTCGAAAAGGGCACGAAGCTGATGGTCGTCCCGACAGACTACGGTCTGGTCTTGAAGAAACTCGAACTCCCCTCAGTCGAAGAGTTCCAACAGCGGGTCGAGGAGCGATCGGAAGAGGTCGATCTCTCCATGGATGAAGTCACCCAGTTGGTCCACGACGCGCGGAGCGCCGATGAATGAGAGCTGTTCTCGATACGAACGTCCTTATTTCGAGCGTCATCTCAACGGGTGTCCCCCACGACGTGGTCGTCAAGGGGTTCACTAGCGAGTACGAGATTATCGTGTCCGTCGCGACGCTGACTGAGTTTCGAGACACGCTGTTGAAATACCCGGAGAAGTTCCACATGGACGAAGAAGACGTCCAGCAGGAGGTCGAAACAATCCGGTATTACGCGGAGTTCGTCGACCCAGACGAGGACATCACAGCGGTTGACGATGATCCCGATGACGACAAATTTCTTGAGGCCGCCGTAGCGGGTCACGTGGACTATCTCGTCTCTGGCGATCGGCATCTGCTCGATATCGACTCCTTCCAAGGGATCGACATTGTCGACCCGAGAACGTTCTACGAACGACTCACCGCCCAATAGTCAGCGTGTACTGCTGTCGGAGACCTACGCCGCCGGAGAGCAATCGCGTAATCCACGTGCTCTGATACAGCGGGGGTGAAATACTGGTGTTGACCACTCTATAGCCGAACCCACCGAAACTCGGTATATTACCGTCTTATGTAGCGTCGCTGAATTCGTCAAACAGTGCGCTGACGCGCTGTTCGATCTCATCGCGAATCTCGCGCACTCGCTCCATGTCTTCTCCATCGGGATCGTCGAGCGCCCAATCGCGCACCTCGACGTCACTCCCGACCTCTCCAACATCAAGGGTCGAGCACCCCATCGTCGCGACGTACTCACACGATTGGAGGTCGTCAATCGGGATTTCGCGCGGCGTTCGATCGGAGAGGTCGAACCCCACCTCGTCCATCACCTCGATTACTTCCTCGTGGACGTGGTCGGCCGGATGCGTCCCGCCAGTCAGAATCTCGACGCGGTCGTCGAGACCACGGCGGTCGCGTTCTCGCTCTGCGAACGCCGTGGACATCTGGGAACGGCCAGCGTTCTGAACGCACATGAAGGCGATTCGAATCGGTTCAGCCGGATCAGTATTCGTGGACATTGGCTTGTGTGGTGATTAGTCGTCGTTCGTGGTCGGTTCAGGAGCGGATGGGCCGGAACTTCCAGTCTCGGAGTCAGCCCAGTCGAATTTCCGCTGGAAATAGAGCGCGACGTTGACCAGCGCGAGCAGTACTGGAACCTCAATGAGCGGGCCGATGACGGTCGCGAAGGCAACACCGGAGCCGACGCCGAACACCGCGACGGCGACCGCGATTGCCAGCTCGAAATTGTTCGAGGCCGCCGTGAACCCGATTGCGGTCGTCGTCGAGTAGTCTGCACCGATGCCCCGGCCCATGCCGAAGCTCACGAAGAACATCACCACGAAGTAGATCGTCAGCGGCACCGCAATCAACAGGACGTTTGCGGGCGCGGCGATGATGTTCTCGCCCTGCGTGGCGAACATCACGATGATGGTGAACAGCAGCGCGACAAGCGTCAGGGGGTCGATCTTCGGTACGAACACCTCGTCGTACCACTCCTCGCCCTTGGTCCGTGTCCCGACATAGCGGGTGAGAAAGCCTGCGGCGAAGGGAATCCCGAGGAAGACGACGATTGCCTCGAACACTTGCATCGGCGTGATGTCGAAAGTGGTAATCCCGGCGACGAGTGTCTCCATGCCCAGTAGTGGGGGCAGGAACAGCGCGAAGAACCAGACGTACACCCCATAGGTGATGATCTGGAACAGGCTGTTGAACGCGACCAACCCGGTTACGTATTCGGTCGAACCCTCGGCGAGTTCGTTCCAGACGAGCACCATCGCGATACATCGAGCCATCCCGATGAAGATGAGTCCAAGGAAGAATTCGGGGCGAGCCGGCAGGCCGGGAACGAGCCCGCTGAAGAAGACGACTGCGAGCGTGAACATCAGCGTCGGGCCGATGAGCCAGTTCTGGATGAGACTCAGCCCGAGCACCCGCCAATTGCTGAATACGGTCGTGAGCTGTGAGTAGTCCGCCTTCGCCAGCGGTGGGTACATCATCACAACGAGGCCGATTCCCACGAGGTGGAGATTCTGAATCGGTTGGGTTACCGACGGCGCGACATAGCCGAGTCCGACGCCAATGGCCATCGCGCCGAAGATCCAGACGGTGAGGTACTTGTCGAGGAAGTCCATCGACCGCGGGTCGCCACAGCTCTCACAGTCGCAGTTCGGTCCGTGCTCGTGGGCGTCGACGTTACTCATCGCTCACGCTCCCTTCGAGGACGGTGACGAGGGCGACTGCGCGGTTGGTCGCCCGGTACTTCTTCCAGCGGCCATCCTTCCGCCCGTCGACGAGGCCCGCGTCGACCAGCGCCGAGAGAGCATGGCTGAGCCCGCTCTCACTCACGTCGACGACCGCGTGCAACTCACAGACACAGAGTTCCTCCTGGGCCGCGACGAGAACACGGACGAGCGTATAGCGGGTCTCGTTGGCGAGTGCCGAGAGGACATCGAGTTCGGCGTTTACCTGCGCTGCCCCAAGTGCTACTTCGAGCGTGCCGAGTTCGTCGAGCCGACGTTCGACGTCCTCGCTGCGACACTCCCCGAGTTCGTCGTCGAGATAGCGTCGTAATCGATCTGTGGCTTGTGCCATTAGCACCTAGTTGAGAGACGACTCAATTAGTGGTTTCGATTACGAGCGAGCAGACCCGAACGAAGAGCGCCAGATAACCATATTTGGGCGTTTGATTGAACACCGGTCGAACTAAGTTAGTTGAACAACGAGACAACTAACACATGGCGAGCGAATCAACCACCCGGACCCGTGTCGTCTCGCGTGCAAGTGGCACCACTCGCAAACAACGCGACGGAACCGATTTTACGGGCGCATTCGGCCAGCGAACCGGTGATTCGGATCTCCTCTTCGTCGAGGGGCAGCTCCCGGAACGGGATGGAACGGTGGCAGGCGATGACTCTGCGTCGAGGCAGCTGGAACTTTGCCTGGAGAACCTCGAATCCGTCCTCGCCCAGCATGGGCGGACCGTTGAGAACGTCCTTCAGGTTACGCTCTACCTCGCGGATATGGACGCGTACGAGCAGGTGAACGAGACGTACGAGCAGTACTTCGAGGAGACGTATCCCGCGCGGACAACGGTCGGCGTCTGTGAACTCCTGGGCGGTGCCGCAGTCACCGTTGACGCAGTCGTCGCCGTCGAATAACGACAACAGACGGCTGCGAATACCATACGAGACTGTTTCTACCAATGAAGAGTGTCGTCAGGGTAACGATATCGACGACGTCACGGTGTTGTTCGAGGGCGAAAGAACGCCTGAGTACTGCATTTGAAAGCGGGGATTCAGACGATGAAGACGTTGAATACGACACCAACGACGATCCCAATCGTGACGACGGTACCAGCGTAGACGAACAACAGCCGGCGCTCGAAGAGCTTATTCAGCAGAATCAGGTTCGGGATGCTCACGCCCGCGCCACCGACGACGAACGCGAGGACGGTCCCAATAGCAATCCCCTGTTCGCTCAGGGACGCCGCAATGGGAAGCATCCCGCTGAGGCTGATATAGACCGGTGCACCGGCCACCGCCGCCAGCGGCACGGCCAGCGGATTCTCCGAACCAAGGACGGTGTGGAGAACGTCGACGGGAACGACACCGTGAATCAGTGCCCCGAGCGTCATCCCGAGAATCAGGTACGGGAGCGTATCGACGAAGAACAACCACGCTTCACGTGCGGCCGTCTCGACGTGCTGTCTGTGCGTCTGGTTCGCCGTAACTGGACTACCTGCACAGCAGTCAGCCGTCCCACCGTCCGTTGCGACGGCCTGATTCGTCTCTTCGACGACACGGACATCTTTGACGTGCTCGGCCAATCCGAGCCGTCCGATGACGATGCCACCGATGACAGCGGCAACGAACGTGATGAGGACGTAGTAGATAGTGACTTCAATTCCGAAGAGGCCGATAAGCAGGAGAATAGCGATCTCGTTGACGAGCGGCGATGCGAGCAGGAACGAAAACGCCAGCCCGAGCGGTGCCCCTGCCTGCAGTAATCCGGCGAGGACGGGAACCGTCGAACACGAGCAGAACGGCGTGACAGCTCCTAATCCAGCGGCAGCGACGTTGCCGGTTCCCTCATCGTGGCCGCGGAGCTTGCGCTCGACTTTCTCCGGTGGGAGGTACTCTTGGGCGAGGCCCACGAGGAACGATGCCCCGATGAATAGCGGGACGAGAATGACGGCGAGGTGGAGGAAGTAGTCCCAGGAATCGAGCAGCGCCTCGCCAAGACCTGGTGGAAGCATCTCAGGCGTCCTCCTGGATTGCGTGGGCGAGGTCGAGTAGTTCGAAGACCGCGGTATCGGCGATACGGTAGTAGCTCCACTTCCCCTTCTTGCGCGATTTCACCAGGCCTGCCTCTTTCAACTTCCGGAGATGCGTGGCGACCGTTGATTGCGGGGCATCGAGGACGACCTGTAATTCACAGCCACAGCACTCCGAGTCGCGCAGCGCCTCGAGAACGCGGAGCCGATCTTCATTGCCGAGGGCCTTGAAGACAGCCTCCTGACCGGCGACATCGTGGTCAGATGGCCGAACATCCTGCAAGGCGGCAATCCGGGCTGCTGGATCATCGTACAGCCGTTCAAGTGCATCCTGGGCATCCTCCGGCGGTGACTCTGTTTCAGACATATTGGAATTGTACGGTTTGGTTTATTCGCAGCAGGGTTCCGACTCGGACGCTGCGGAGTCAGATTGGGCTTCTTCGATAGTGGGCCCGCAGCAATCCGCCTCATCATCCTGATCGTACCGGTCAACGAGCCGATTCCAGATGCGACCGAGGGTACTCTGAGCCATCGTCATCATATTGTATTTCCTCGATTCGTCTTAAAGATTGGGACTCACTCCCCGAGCGGGGGTCCGACGAACACGCAAGTCTGTCGTGACGGTCGAAAGGGTGTTGGTTGAATTAACCAACAAGAGACCGTTTCACTACTAGCGTTGGTTAACACTAGGTGCGACTGGTGGTTTTTGAGCGCCCGAGAGGGGCGCGGGCGCGACCGAACGTGCCCCCAGAGGTGACCAGAATGGACGATGTAGACCAGACGACAGCGTATCGGCTGACGATCACCGTTAACGGCGTCGATGAGGAAATGCGCCATGCACTCCTGGACGATCTTCGCGTAGCAGTCCGTGACCGACTCGGGGAGCGCCACGGCGTCGAAGTGGACCAGGACGACATCACCGTCGCGACGGGCTATCGGTATGTACAGGTTCCGGCAGAGTGTCCGCTCTGCAGCGAGCGTCTCGATCTCCTGAGTGTCCATCTGAACAACGAGAACGGCGCGTACGCAAGCGCGATGTGTTCCAGCGACCACTGCGAGTGGAGCGGCGACGCCGTCTATCGCATCATCGACCTCGACCCAGGTGACACGTTCGAGGTGGAGAAAACCTTCCCCGAGGTCTCCCCCGACGATTACGATGCGCTCGTCGTTCCGGGTGGCTCCGTCGGAGCGGACCAACTCCGCGCGGACGGCGACGCAGTGGATTTCGTCAGGGAGTTCATCGAGGCAGAAAAGCCCGCAGGAGTCATCTGCCACGGCCCGTGGACGCTGGTCGAGGCCGACGTGGTCGAGGGTCGGACGCTGACTTCCTTCCCCAGTTTACAGACCGACATCCGCAACGCGGGCGGCGAGTGGGTCAACGAGGAAGTCGTCGTCGACGAGGGACTGGTGACCAGCCGCAAGCCCGACGACATCCCCGCCTTCTGTGATAAAATCATCGAGGAGTTCGAGGAAGGTCGCCACTAACGGCGCGGTAGCGCGAAAGGGTCCATCGCCACGTCCGGCGTTCGTGAACGAGATGTGAGATTCGTCTTTGCTGCTTCTGTCTGTCCAATTTCAGATGTTAGGGGAGTTTGGCCTCCAGTACGTCGACTTCTTCTATCTCCGGCGGTTCTGCGAACAGCTCGTCCGCGTTTTCCTCCAAGGCAGCAGCGATTTCGCCCGAGAGATGCGCTTCCCGACCGGATTCATCCGGAAAGGTGTCGAAGATGCCGAACGTCGAATCGTCCATGCGGAGCGCGAACCACGTGGTGGTGTCCGGTTCTTCCTCGGCCATCGGCAGTGCCGAACGGAGGAATTCCTCGACATCGGATTCTTTGCCGGACTGTGCTTGGAGTCGAACGAGGAGGGCGACGTTTGCGTCGGTCATACCCAGTCCGTAGGTATGTGCGCAACTCACATAACTATTTATGCTAGACGCTCAGGTGCTGAGGAGTACTCGGGTGAAACGCAGAGCCTTACCCGCTGCTTCCTCCTTCCGATTCTTACGCCGCCTGAGTTACGTGATCTTCTTTCCGGGGCGGTAGCGGCTGTGTCGAGGACTCACCCAACACCTGCTCAAAGCTAAATGAGCCGTGGCGGTGAGCGAAGCTCTCCGCCGGCTCGCCGTTTGTGAACGTCGACATCGATTCACGCAGCGCCAACAACGATGTACGCGCGCGTGCCGCATGGCACCGCGCGTACGGGACTCCAAGGCCGTATTTCAGCCGCCAGTTCCCCCCTTCGATTGCATTCGTACTCACTGGCCCATTGAACTCTTCTTCGTCCTCGTCCCAGAACGATGGGTGCTCCTCACGGAGTGTCGCCACTATCTCCTCGTACGCAGTCTCGTACTCGTCTTCGAGATACTCCCGCAACTCCTCTAACTCGCCCGCCTCGTGCAGTTCGGACACGCGCTCGTCGCTGCGAGCGCGTGTCCGGAGCTTGTGGACGAGACACTTCACCCGATCCGGCAAGATGTCGTTGTAGCAGTCGTTGTCGTCGGTGAGCCAATAATCCACACCCAAGAGCGGGAAGACGAGCGCGAGCGCCAGCGCTCGCGCGAAGGCGGTGTTCCGACACTGGAGTCCGGCGAAACAACCCAGCTGAGTCAGATAGGAACATCCGACAGTGAACCCTTCCGGCCACTTCTTCGGGTTTTCTCCCTCCTGTTTCCGGCGCATATTTTCCTCGTAGAGGTCTTTCTTTGCGCCCTTCTTCGCCGGATAGGTCTCGTCGGCGACCCCGACGAGACCGTCGATGTCCTCGGCAGCGAGTTCGTCGGCGAACTCGGTTTTGAGTTCGTCAACGGTGCTGTCACCGAACAACAGCGAGAGGAAGTTCATCGAGAGGATGCAGCCGGCAATCGTGACGCTGTGCTGCTCGGCGACTTCGTCGCCGAACAGCTCGGCATAGCGTTGGATCGTATCGCGGTCAACCTGGAGACCGTACTGATTCTGAAGAATCCGTTCGCACGCGTGGAACGGATTCTTCGCCGCATGGAACAGGCAGAGATCAACGACTGGTTTGGCGTATTCACAGTCCTCGTAGAACAGCTCCCCGATATCGCCATCGTAGGAATGTCTGCACTCGGAGCACTGATACCGCTGAATCTCGACAGTGATCTCGTCGAAGCCATCCTCGGTGATGAGGATGGCGAAGAGCCGATCCGTTCGGTAGCCGTTCTTCCAGACCGTGGTTTCACCGCACTTCGGACAGGGCCGCGGGTCTCCGACCCGCTGGCCCTGAAACCCGCGAAACCAACTCTGAAACGCATGAATTAGACCGAGTGGTACGAGGCTGTTCAGCGTCTTTTCTTCGGTTTCGTGCATGAGTAGTGGCCAGTAAGAGAGGGTGGTATTTCACTCCCGTTGCAGACACCACCCCAAGAGGGGCACGAGCGTATTCTATGACAGGGTGCGACGGAGTCACTCCGTAACCCTGAGCGGATTCTTCCTGCCGGTGTGACGCCGTCGTCCAGTTTTTCGAGCCCCCGAAGAGGGCGAAGGCTCGATAACGAGTCTTCAGACTGAGGTGAATTCCCGTGAGTCAACAACAACGTGTGAACGACGTCTCGATCGATGCGATTCCAGTCGATATCACGAACACACAATCCGGCGAGGTCGAGCCCGCCGAGGTACCCGAGGAGATCCGGTCAATCACTCGTGGACTCGCCGGCGATCAGCCACCGACGAATCCCCTCGTCGTCTTGAAAGCGGCTCGCTGGTGGTACATCCACGGGAAGGGCGGGACTGATCCCGCGTTCCAGTGGGCCACCGAGTGGGCGCGACACCTCGCGACCGACACGCCCAGCGACGTGGAGCAGTTCGATGAGTTCCTCGAGTACCTCGTCGCGGTCGGCTTCGCTGACGAGAAAGCAGTCCTGCGGTGACCGCCGCCGCGAGTTTTTTGTGCGCCCCAAGGGGTGCGGCGCGTCCTGAACTGACGCAATCGCCGTGAACTCGATTCGGTGAATATTATGGCTACGACCAGTGACTCGTCGGTCTCGTTCGAGGAGACCGACGCCCGACACGACGAGATGCACAGTACCATCGAAGACTGGATCGACGACCTCGTTGCAGACGTCGAGGACGCGCAGTCCAGCTCAGAGTTCCAGGAGTGGCTTGATGTTCAATCCCGGTTCCACGACTATTCGCACCGGAATACACTCCTCATCAATCTCCAGTGCCCTGACGCGACGAAGGTCGCGGGGTACAACACCTGGCGGAATGAGTTCGACCGGCACGTCCAGGAGGGCGAGCAGGCGATCTGGATCTGGGCCCCGATCATCACCACGCAATGTCCTGAGTGCGAAAATTCGCCCAGCTACCACGAGCAAAGCGGCTGTGAGTACGACGAGACGGCGCCGGACGAGTGGTCGAAAGGGCTTGTCGGGTTCAAACCAACGGCTGTCTTCGACGTGTCCCAGACCGAGGGTGAGCCGCTTCCCGAGTTGGAGACAGAGGCGACTGGCGATGCCGACGACCTCGTGCCCGCACTCGAGGATGCAGCCGCTGATATCGGCGTGACGGTCCGTATCGTCGACGCTGTCGACTGGGAGCATGGCGACGCCAAGGGCGTCTGCAAATACCGGAGTAAGCGTGATCTCCAACCAGTCGTCGAGGCGAAAGCCCGTACGAATCAGGCTGATCTCGCCGTGACACTCATCCACGAGTACGCTCACGCGCTCCTCCACGCAGACGTCACCGACGAGACCGAGCGGGCGAAACGCGAGGTTGAGGCCGAGGCAGTCGCCTACATCGTCGGGCGGTATTTCGAACTGGATACGAGCGGGTCCGCGTTCTACCTGGCCGCGTGGCAGGACGACGACGCAGACGCAGTTCAAGAACGGCTTGGTCGAATCGGATCGACTGCGAAGGAACTCATCGAAACCGTCGATGGGTAACGAGTCTGTGTCTCTCCGGCAGACGAAGTAGCGGAGGTATCCGCGCTGGCGCGTTTCAGGAGTTGTTTTTTCCGCCGACGAAGAGTGACGGCGTGACCGAGTTCGTCACGCCGGACAGACCCAGACCAATCCATGTCCGGACGAAATGAGACAAGCGAGACTGAAGAGATGGATCGAGACGAACACGAACGAGATGGATTAGCCGCCGATGGCGGCGTTGTTGCTGCCACCTCCACGACCACGACTCCCGGAGGAGATTTGCAGCAGCCGTCGGTTAGCGATGAAGACCACCAGGAAGACAGCGAACCCCGTACCGAGCGCGCTCGAACTGAGGAGATAGACGTCTCATTGCTCAGGAAAGGTGGTGTGTACGAGGTGCAGTCGGCGTCGGGGAACACCTACGAGGTCGACGTCGCGAGCAAGACGTGTACGTGTCCAGACTTCACGAAGCGCCGGCCGAGCGGTGGCTGTAAGCATCTACGGCGGGTCGACATCGAGATTCGGAGCGGAACCGCCCCACGTCCTGATGGACGGCTTCCGGCGACTGGAGACGTGACGGAGCAGCTTTCGGAGCGGATTCTCGAACTAGAGCAGGAAATCGACGAACGAGAAGCCCGGCGGAGGGAACTCGAAGCAACAGTAGCGGTTCTCGAAGAGCTCTCGATTCGATAAATACCCAGGTTAACCAACAGCACTAAGATTCCAGTGCCAGTGTTGGTTAACACGCCGTGATCCATGTCTTTCTCGCCACCATCCCCACCGCAAGAAATCCCCGACGACGTCGTGGAGATGCTCAATGAGCAATCATCGGAGGTGCTCCAGCATATCGCCCAGTACGCCGAGGGGCTCGCCGAACATCGCGAACGCGAAGCCCGACTAGCCGAACAGGACGAGGAAGAACAGATCGAGGAGCGACCGGAGGATCTTCCGGACGACGTCCCCTCGAAGGCTACAATCACGATCAAGGAGATCAACGACAACCGCTACTACTACTGGCAGTGGCGGGAAGGCGAGAAGGTGCGCTCGCAGTACAAAGGACCGGTCAGTCCAGACGATTAGCTAACTTGGTTCTCTCGAGAACAACCCCCCTAATTCGAAGTGAGCTTGTTCACTTCTCAGAAGATTTGACACCCCTGATTCGGAATGAGCTTCAGCAGAAGGGTTCTAGGTAGAATGAACCCTCATGATGCTTAATCAAATCTCGTAGGTGCCGTTGTGAAGTTCTGAAAGCCGTTCATCACTCTCTACAACTGCCTTCATCACTACATCTTTGTCCTTGATAAGCTGGTGTTCCAGGTAGACACCCTGTTTGTGTCCGCCACCGACCTGATGTGACTCAGAAATCCCCATTAGCGCGAGCGTGCTGAGAATTTGGCTCACTCGATCATATGAGAGAGGATCAGCACCGACGTCGCCACAGGTCGTCTCGTATTGACTGTAGATACCAGAGGTGCGGAAGCGGCGATTATTCGAGCCAGTCAAGCGACCGAGAGTGTAGAGAACGAGTTTAGACTGGGGTGAGGTGCTCTCGATCGTCTCCTTGACTCGATTAACCTCTGCACGCTTGACCGCTTTGTCGACATGTTCTGGACTAACGACCTCTGCATCGGCGTCGTCAGCGATATCGCCAGCAATCCGCAATACATCGACTGCCTTCCTTGCATCACC comes from the Halobacterium noricense genome and includes:
- a CDS encoding RidA family protein; its protein translation is MASESTTRTRVVSRASGTTRKQRDGTDFTGAFGQRTGDSDLLFVEGQLPERDGTVAGDDSASRQLELCLENLESVLAQHGRTVENVLQVTLYLADMDAYEQVNETYEQYFEETYPARTTVGVCELLGGAAVTVDAVVAVE
- a CDS encoding DUF7568 family protein — protein: MPRITNWTRESRTPKLAYRNTETNAHAVLHRAPDSYIHKWRAAILVDNYPVWSRGFATKEAKSFRDELRKRPRPELPCPECPNDDVVVGQKSADGAKVERWFECRDCGYESRSAIIYDAER
- a CDS encoding putative quinol monooxygenase — its product is MTDANVALLVRLQAQSGKESDVEEFLRSALPMAEEEPDTTTWFALRMDDSTFGIFDTFPDESGREAHLSGEIAAALEENADELFAEPPEIEEVDVLEAKLP
- a CDS encoding ArsR/SmtB family transcription factor; its protein translation is MSETESPPEDAQDALERLYDDPAARIAALQDVRPSDHDVAGQEAVFKALGNEDRLRVLEALRDSECCGCELQVVLDAPQSTVATHLRKLKEAGLVKSRKKGKWSYYRIADTAVFELLDLAHAIQEDA
- a CDS encoding putative toxin-antitoxin system toxin component, PIN family — encoded protein: MRAVLDTNVLISSVISTGVPHDVVVKGFTSEYEIIVSVATLTEFRDTLLKYPEKFHMDEEDVQQEVETIRYYAEFVDPDEDITAVDDDPDDDKFLEAAVAGHVDYLVSGDRHLLDIDSFQGIDIVDPRTFYERLTAQ
- a CDS encoding low molecular weight phosphatase family protein; translated protein: MSTNTDPAEPIRIAFMCVQNAGRSQMSTAFAERERDRRGLDDRVEILTGGTHPADHVHEEVIEVMDEVGFDLSDRTPREIPIDDLQSCEYVATMGCSTLDVGEVGSDVEVRDWALDDPDGEDMERVREIRDEIEQRVSALFDEFSDAT
- a CDS encoding ArsR/SmtB family transcription factor, translating into MAQATDRLRRYLDDELGECRSEDVERRLDELGTLEVALGAAQVNAELDVLSALANETRYTLVRVLVAAQEELCVCELHAVVDVSESGLSHALSALVDAGLVDGRKDGRWKKYRATNRAVALVTVLEGSVSDE
- a CDS encoding type 1 glutamine amidotransferase domain-containing protein, with the translated sequence MDDVDQTTAYRLTITVNGVDEEMRHALLDDLRVAVRDRLGERHGVEVDQDDITVATGYRYVQVPAECPLCSERLDLLSVHLNNENGAYASAMCSSDHCEWSGDAVYRIIDLDPGDTFEVEKTFPEVSPDDYDALVVPGGSVGADQLRADGDAVDFVREFIEAEKPAGVICHGPWTLVEADVVEGRTLTSFPSLQTDIRNAGGEWVNEEVVVDEGLVTSRKPDDIPAFCDKIIEEFEEGRH
- a CDS encoding M78 family metallopeptidase domain-containing protein encodes the protein MATTSDSSVSFEETDARHDEMHSTIEDWIDDLVADVEDAQSSSEFQEWLDVQSRFHDYSHRNTLLINLQCPDATKVAGYNTWRNEFDRHVQEGEQAIWIWAPIITTQCPECENSPSYHEQSGCEYDETAPDEWSKGLVGFKPTAVFDVSQTEGEPLPELETEATGDADDLVPALEDAAADIGVTVRIVDAVDWEHGDAKGVCKYRSKRDLQPVVEAKARTNQADLAVTLIHEYAHALLHADVTDETERAKREVEAEAVAYIVGRYFELDTSGSAFYLAAWQDDDADAVQERLGRIGSTAKELIETVDG
- the arsB gene encoding ACR3 family arsenite efflux transporter, whose product is MSNVDAHEHGPNCDCESCGDPRSMDFLDKYLTVWIFGAMAIGVGLGYVAPSVTQPIQNLHLVGIGLVVMMYPPLAKADYSQLTTVFSNWRVLGLSLIQNWLIGPTLMFTLAVVFFSGLVPGLPARPEFFLGLIFIGMARCIAMVLVWNELAEGSTEYVTGLVAFNSLFQIITYGVYVWFFALFLPPLLGMETLVAGITTFDITPMQVFEAIVVFLGIPFAAGFLTRYVGTRTKGEEWYDEVFVPKIDPLTLVALLFTIIVMFATQGENIIAAPANVLLIAVPLTIYFVVMFFVSFGMGRGIGADYSTTTAIGFTAASNNFELAIAVAVAVFGVGSGVAFATVIGPLIEVPVLLALVNVALYFQRKFDWADSETGSSGPSAPEPTTNDD
- a CDS encoding AbrB/MazE/SpoVT family DNA-binding domain-containing protein, with product MSTDDPEVTTVTSKGQITIPSRLREQFGLEKGTKLMVVPTDYGLVLKKLELPSVEEFQQRVEERSEEVDLSMDEVTQLVHDARSADE
- a CDS encoding permease; translation: MLPPGLGEALLDSWDYFLHLAVILVPLFIGASFLVGLAQEYLPPEKVERKLRGHDEGTGNVAAAGLGAVTPFCSCSTVPVLAGLLQAGAPLGLAFSFLLASPLVNEIAILLLIGLFGIEVTIYYVLITFVAAVIGGIVIGRLGLAEHVKDVRVVEETNQAVATDGGTADCCAGSPVTANQTHRQHVETAAREAWLFFVDTLPYLILGMTLGALIHGVVPVDVLHTVLGSENPLAVPLAAVAGAPVYISLSGMLPIAASLSEQGIAIGTVLAFVVGGAGVSIPNLILLNKLFERRLLFVYAGTVVTIGIVVGVVFNVFIV